A section of the Acanthopagrus latus isolate v.2019 chromosome 20, fAcaLat1.1, whole genome shotgun sequence genome encodes:
- the kcnh4b gene encoding potassium voltage-gated channel subfamily H member 4 isoform X5: MIDKPSMPEYKVTGVQKSRFILLHYSVSKALWDWLILLATFYVAVTVPYNVSFTPHNDEHVTAARSTIVSDIVVEMLFIIDIILNFRTTYVSQSGQVVYESRSICIHYATTWFFVDLVAALPFDLLYAFNITVTSLVHLLKTVRLLRLLRLLQKLDRYSQYSAMVLTLLMSVFALLAHWMACIWYMIGRKEIETNETWETGWLHELGKRLETPYINSTVGGPTVRSSYIAALYFTLSSLTSVGFGNVCANTDAEKIFSICTMLVGALMHALVFGNVTAIIQRMYSRRSLYHTRMKDLKDFIRVHRLPQQLKQRMLEYFQTTWSVNNGIDANELLHDFPDELRADIAMHLNKDILQLPVFKGASRGCLRSLSLHIKTSFCVPGEYLIRQGDALHANYFVCSGSLEVLKDSMVLAILGKGDLIGSDLPGTDQVIKTNADVKALTYCDLQYISVRGLREVLELYPEYASVFASDIHNNLTYNLREGSQEEGYSRFSRSPRLSHESRLPSIVETKGDDQDDSFHLSPNTRSRRNLLLPSFSSPVRRTSLGNLLGDELRQFNALRRCRSPNLSRGFLGQSLSPQPPSRREHSTPTATPASTSAQGESGAEQKPTKLLIPTVTCFGPPDLSPRVVDGIEDNGHTFHFNVEHSGPKASTGGSTQDSSQTHATLLLETEEVRQSISQLNQKMGTLNQEVSELTKGLHHMMHLLQAHVSVRHYTASLPSYPYGIQMVSSPPTAPNTGMPSNVPSSYHLHNDPASHEGYTHQIIAPAGHWGYSAAAETQTETHHQPKSSSPPANLPINSAARSGPCHGSESVSTHLWSSPALLRVGPGLQGGSSGRAPHAGHEDSENRPLSASPTTISQSQPTLCLQPPGDSDEYSCLLSSAPTGMSTRSLLDSSPSSYPHLCLTSDSHLNLATHEDICGLMSAPASHSLIQDTSIFQIEDSRPSIHPVPASPPTLPGQSLRSSLDSGSPRSDAPEPQLPLGDPSAIEHTSLECLLGNGGSTESRDSESVSSRRSSIGVQTQSTEQSWCLDLTD, encoded by the exons ATGATAGACAAGCCTTCGATGCCAGAGTACAAGGTGACGGGCGTGCAGAAGTCGCGCTTCATCCTGCTCCACTACAGCGTGTCCAAAGCCCTGTGGGACTGGCTCATCCTGCTGGCCACCTTCTACGTGGCTGTCACCGTGCCCTACAACGTCAGCTTCACGCCGCACAACGATGAGCACGTCACAGCCGCACGCTCCACCATCGTCAGCGACATTGTAGTGGAAATGCTCTTTATCATAG ACATTATCCTGAACTTCCGCACCACCTATGTGAGCCAGTCAGGGCAGGTGGTGTATGAGTCGCGCTCCATCTGCATTCATTACGCCACTACCTGGTTTTTTGTGGACCTGGTGGCTGCCCTGCCCTTTGACCTGCTGTATGCCTTCAACATCACAGTG ACCTCCTTAGTCCACCTGCTCAAGACTGTACGCCTGCTGCGCCTCCTTCGCCTGCTTCAGAAGCTGGATCGCTACTCCCAGTACAGTGCCATGGTGCTCACCTTactcatgtctgtgtttgcccTGCTGGCACACTGGATGGCCTGCATCTGGTACATGATTGGCCGCAAGGAGATAGAGACCAATGAGACCTGGGAAACTG GCTGGCTCCATGAGCTGGGCAAACGTCTGGAGACGCCGTACATCAACAGCACGGTGGGCGGCCCGACAGTGCGCAGCTCCTACATCGCTGCCCTTTACTTTACCCTCAGCAGCCTGACCAGTGTGGGCTTTGGCAATGTCTGTGCCAACACCGATGCTGAGAAGATCTTCTCCATCTGCACCATGCTTGTTGGCG CGCTGATGCACGCCCTGGTCTTCGGTAACGTGACGGCCATCATCCAGCGCATGTACTCACGGCGCTCTCTTTACCACACACGCATGAAGGACCTGAAGGACTTCATCCGTGTCCATCGTCTGCCCCAGCAGCTCAAGCAACGCATGCTGGAGTACTTCCAGACCACATGGTCTGTCAACAATGGTATAGATGCCAACGAG CTACTGCACGACTTCCCTGACGAGCTGCGGGCCGACATCGCCATGCATCTGAATAAGGACATCCTCCAGCTGCCGGTCTTTAAGGGGGCCAGTCGTGGTTGCCTGCGCTCGCTCTCCCTCCATATAAAAACCTCTTTCTGCGTCCCTGGGGAGTACCTCATCCGTCAGGGCGATGCACTTCATGCCAACTATTTTGTCTGCTCCGGGTCTCTAGAGGTGCTTAAAGACAGCATGGTGCTGGCAATATTAG GAAAAGGGGACCTGATTGGGTCTGATCTGCCTGGAACCGACCAGGTGATCAAGACAAACGCTGATGTGAAGGCGCTGACCTACTGTGACCTCCAGTATATCAGTGTGCGTGGCCTGAGAGAGGTGCTGGAACTCTACCCCGAGTACGCCAGTGTTTTTGCATCCGACATCCACAACAACCTCACCTACAACCTGCGAGAGGGCAGCCAGGAGGAG GGCTACAGCAGGTTCTCAAGGTCACCCAGGCTTTCCCAT GAGTCCAGACTCCCCTCCATCGTGGAGACAAAGGGGGATGACCAAGACGACTCCTTCCACCTGTCTCCAAACACCCGCTCCCGTCGCAACCTCCTGCTGCCCAGCTTCAGCAGCCCCGTTCGCCGCACCTCCCTGGGGAACCTCCTGGGGGACGAGCTGCGGCAGTTCAACGCCCTGCGGCGCTGCCGTTCGCCGAACCTCAGCCGTGGCTTCCTCGGGCAGAGCTTGTCCCCTCAGCCGCCATCGAGAAGAGAGCACAGCACCCCTACTGCGACCCCAGCCTCGACTTCGGCCCAGGGAGAGTCAGGGGCCGAGCAGAAACCAACGAAGCTGCTCATCCCAACAGTCACGTGCTTTGGACCCCCAGATCTTAGTCCCAG GGTTGTAGACGGCATCGAAGACAATGGACACACGTTCCATTTCAACGTGGAGCACAGCGGGCCCAAAGCCAGCACAGGAGGCAGCACCCAAG acTCCAGTCAGACTCatgccactctgctgctggagacagaggaggtgagacagAGCATCAGTCAACTCAACCAGAAG ATGGGCACATTAAACCAGGAAGTATCTGAGCTCACCAAAGGCCTGCACCACATGATGCACCTCCTCCAGGCCCACGTATCTGTGCGTCACTACACCGCCTCCCTCCCCTCGTACCCGTATGGCATCCAAATGGTGTCCAGCCCTCCCACGGCCCCCAACACTGGCATGCCCTCTAACGTACCTTCATCTTACCACCTCCACAACGATCCTGCAAGCCACGAAGGCTACACCCACCAAATCATCGCGCCCGCAGGTCACTGGGGCTATAGTGCAGCTGCTGAAACTCAAACAGAGACTCACCACCAGCCCAAATCCTCAAGTCCACCTGCTAACCTCCCTATAAACTCTGCAGCCAGGTCTGGCCCGTGTCACGGCTCCGAGAGCGTGAGCACACATCTGTGGAGCAGCCCGGCTCTTCTGAGGGTCGGCCCAGGCCTACAGGGTGGAAGCTCAGGCCGTGCACCTCATGCCGGGCATGAGGACTCTGAAAACAGACCTCTCAGTGCGAGCCCGACCACCATCAGCCAGTCCCAGCCCACATTGTGCCTGCAGCCTCCCGGTGATAGCGATGAATACTCTTGCCTTCTCTCCAGTGCCCCTACAGGGATGTCCACACGCAGCCTGCTGGATTCATCCCCCAGTTCTTACCCCCATCTCTGCCTGACCTCTGACTCCCATCTCAACTTAGCCACACACGAGGACATTTGTGGTCTGATGTCTGCCCCAGCATCTCACAGTCTGATCCAGGACACCTCCATCTTCCAAATAGAGGACTCACGCCCCTCAATCCACCCGGTGCCTGCCTCTCCACCCACATTACCAGGCCAGTCTCTGAGATCCTCACTGGATTCGGGATCACCGCGATCGGATGCTCCCGAGCCCCAGCTCCCCCTGGGCGACCCATCTGCCATAGAACACACCAGTCTGGAGTGCCTACTGGGGAACGGGGGCTCTACGGAGAGCAGGGACAGTGAAAGCGTGTCATCGCGAAGGTCCAGCATCGGCGTCCAGACTCAGAGCACAGAGCAGTCGTGGTGCCTGGACCTCACAGATTAA
- the kcnh4b gene encoding potassium voltage-gated channel subfamily H member 4 isoform X4, translated as MDDGTAVWNGCFWGMIDKPSMPEYKVTGVQKSRFILLHYSVSKALWDWLILLATFYVAVTVPYNVSFTPHNDEHVTAARSTIVSDIVVEMLFIIDIILNFRTTYVSQSGQVVYESRSICIHYATTWFFVDLVAALPFDLLYAFNITVTSLVHLLKTVRLLRLLRLLQKLDRYSQYSAMVLTLLMSVFALLAHWMACIWYMIGRKEIETNETWETGWLHELGKRLETPYINSTVGGPTVRSSYIAALYFTLSSLTSVGFGNVCANTDAEKIFSICTMLVGALMHALVFGNVTAIIQRMYSRRSLYHTRMKDLKDFIRVHRLPQQLKQRMLEYFQTTWSVNNGIDANELLHDFPDELRADIAMHLNKDILQLPVFKGASRGCLRSLSLHIKTSFCVPGEYLIRQGDALHANYFVCSGSLEVLKDSMVLAILGKGDLIGSDLPGTDQVIKTNADVKALTYCDLQYISVRGLREVLELYPEYASVFASDIHNNLTYNLREGSQEEGYSRFSRSPRLSHESRLPSIVETKGDDQDDSFHLSPNTRSRRNLLLPSFSSPVRRTSLGNLLGDELRQFNALRRCRSPNLSRGFLGQSLSPQPPSRREHSTPTATPASTSAQGESGAEQKPTKLLIPTVTCFGPPDLSPRVVDGIEDNGHTFHFNVEHSGPKASTGGSTQDSSQTHATLLLETEEVRQSISQLNQKMGTLNQEVSELTKGLHHMMHLLQAHVSVRHYTASLPSYPYGIQMVSSPPTAPNTGMPSNVPSSYHLHNDPASHEGYTHQIIAPAGHWGYSAAAETQTETHHQPKSSSPPANLPINSAARSGPCHGSESVSTHLWSSPALLRVGPGLQGGSSGRAPHAGHEDSENRPLSASPTTISQSQPTLCLQPPGDSDEYSCLLSSAPTGMSTRSLLDSSPSSYPHLCLTSDSHLNLATHEDICGLMSAPASHSLIQDTSIFQIEDSRPSIHPVPASPPTLPGQSLRSSLDSGSPRSDAPEPQLPLGDPSAIEHTSLECLLGNGGSTESRDSESVSSRRSSIGVQTQSTEQSWCLDLTD; from the exons ATGGATGACGGGACTGCAGTTTGGAACGGTTGCTTTTGG GGCATGATAGACAAGCCTTCGATGCCAGAGTACAAGGTGACGGGCGTGCAGAAGTCGCGCTTCATCCTGCTCCACTACAGCGTGTCCAAAGCCCTGTGGGACTGGCTCATCCTGCTGGCCACCTTCTACGTGGCTGTCACCGTGCCCTACAACGTCAGCTTCACGCCGCACAACGATGAGCACGTCACAGCCGCACGCTCCACCATCGTCAGCGACATTGTAGTGGAAATGCTCTTTATCATAG ACATTATCCTGAACTTCCGCACCACCTATGTGAGCCAGTCAGGGCAGGTGGTGTATGAGTCGCGCTCCATCTGCATTCATTACGCCACTACCTGGTTTTTTGTGGACCTGGTGGCTGCCCTGCCCTTTGACCTGCTGTATGCCTTCAACATCACAGTG ACCTCCTTAGTCCACCTGCTCAAGACTGTACGCCTGCTGCGCCTCCTTCGCCTGCTTCAGAAGCTGGATCGCTACTCCCAGTACAGTGCCATGGTGCTCACCTTactcatgtctgtgtttgcccTGCTGGCACACTGGATGGCCTGCATCTGGTACATGATTGGCCGCAAGGAGATAGAGACCAATGAGACCTGGGAAACTG GCTGGCTCCATGAGCTGGGCAAACGTCTGGAGACGCCGTACATCAACAGCACGGTGGGCGGCCCGACAGTGCGCAGCTCCTACATCGCTGCCCTTTACTTTACCCTCAGCAGCCTGACCAGTGTGGGCTTTGGCAATGTCTGTGCCAACACCGATGCTGAGAAGATCTTCTCCATCTGCACCATGCTTGTTGGCG CGCTGATGCACGCCCTGGTCTTCGGTAACGTGACGGCCATCATCCAGCGCATGTACTCACGGCGCTCTCTTTACCACACACGCATGAAGGACCTGAAGGACTTCATCCGTGTCCATCGTCTGCCCCAGCAGCTCAAGCAACGCATGCTGGAGTACTTCCAGACCACATGGTCTGTCAACAATGGTATAGATGCCAACGAG CTACTGCACGACTTCCCTGACGAGCTGCGGGCCGACATCGCCATGCATCTGAATAAGGACATCCTCCAGCTGCCGGTCTTTAAGGGGGCCAGTCGTGGTTGCCTGCGCTCGCTCTCCCTCCATATAAAAACCTCTTTCTGCGTCCCTGGGGAGTACCTCATCCGTCAGGGCGATGCACTTCATGCCAACTATTTTGTCTGCTCCGGGTCTCTAGAGGTGCTTAAAGACAGCATGGTGCTGGCAATATTAG GAAAAGGGGACCTGATTGGGTCTGATCTGCCTGGAACCGACCAGGTGATCAAGACAAACGCTGATGTGAAGGCGCTGACCTACTGTGACCTCCAGTATATCAGTGTGCGTGGCCTGAGAGAGGTGCTGGAACTCTACCCCGAGTACGCCAGTGTTTTTGCATCCGACATCCACAACAACCTCACCTACAACCTGCGAGAGGGCAGCCAGGAGGAG GGCTACAGCAGGTTCTCAAGGTCACCCAGGCTTTCCCAT GAGTCCAGACTCCCCTCCATCGTGGAGACAAAGGGGGATGACCAAGACGACTCCTTCCACCTGTCTCCAAACACCCGCTCCCGTCGCAACCTCCTGCTGCCCAGCTTCAGCAGCCCCGTTCGCCGCACCTCCCTGGGGAACCTCCTGGGGGACGAGCTGCGGCAGTTCAACGCCCTGCGGCGCTGCCGTTCGCCGAACCTCAGCCGTGGCTTCCTCGGGCAGAGCTTGTCCCCTCAGCCGCCATCGAGAAGAGAGCACAGCACCCCTACTGCGACCCCAGCCTCGACTTCGGCCCAGGGAGAGTCAGGGGCCGAGCAGAAACCAACGAAGCTGCTCATCCCAACAGTCACGTGCTTTGGACCCCCAGATCTTAGTCCCAG GGTTGTAGACGGCATCGAAGACAATGGACACACGTTCCATTTCAACGTGGAGCACAGCGGGCCCAAAGCCAGCACAGGAGGCAGCACCCAAG acTCCAGTCAGACTCatgccactctgctgctggagacagaggaggtgagacagAGCATCAGTCAACTCAACCAGAAG ATGGGCACATTAAACCAGGAAGTATCTGAGCTCACCAAAGGCCTGCACCACATGATGCACCTCCTCCAGGCCCACGTATCTGTGCGTCACTACACCGCCTCCCTCCCCTCGTACCCGTATGGCATCCAAATGGTGTCCAGCCCTCCCACGGCCCCCAACACTGGCATGCCCTCTAACGTACCTTCATCTTACCACCTCCACAACGATCCTGCAAGCCACGAAGGCTACACCCACCAAATCATCGCGCCCGCAGGTCACTGGGGCTATAGTGCAGCTGCTGAAACTCAAACAGAGACTCACCACCAGCCCAAATCCTCAAGTCCACCTGCTAACCTCCCTATAAACTCTGCAGCCAGGTCTGGCCCGTGTCACGGCTCCGAGAGCGTGAGCACACATCTGTGGAGCAGCCCGGCTCTTCTGAGGGTCGGCCCAGGCCTACAGGGTGGAAGCTCAGGCCGTGCACCTCATGCCGGGCATGAGGACTCTGAAAACAGACCTCTCAGTGCGAGCCCGACCACCATCAGCCAGTCCCAGCCCACATTGTGCCTGCAGCCTCCCGGTGATAGCGATGAATACTCTTGCCTTCTCTCCAGTGCCCCTACAGGGATGTCCACACGCAGCCTGCTGGATTCATCCCCCAGTTCTTACCCCCATCTCTGCCTGACCTCTGACTCCCATCTCAACTTAGCCACACACGAGGACATTTGTGGTCTGATGTCTGCCCCAGCATCTCACAGTCTGATCCAGGACACCTCCATCTTCCAAATAGAGGACTCACGCCCCTCAATCCACCCGGTGCCTGCCTCTCCACCCACATTACCAGGCCAGTCTCTGAGATCCTCACTGGATTCGGGATCACCGCGATCGGATGCTCCCGAGCCCCAGCTCCCCCTGGGCGACCCATCTGCCATAGAACACACCAGTCTGGAGTGCCTACTGGGGAACGGGGGCTCTACGGAGAGCAGGGACAGTGAAAGCGTGTCATCGCGAAGGTCCAGCATCGGCGTCCAGACTCAGAGCACAGAGCAGTCGTGGTGCCTGGACCTCACAGATTAA